The sequence ATGCAACCCTTATGTAAACTTTAATGATGTACATCTACTGATCCTCCTCACTAACCAAGAAACACTAGACTAACTCCATTAATGAATATTTCGAATTTAAAACCTATCAAATGTCTATAAAACATGAGAGAACCTAAAGGGTCTATATCCTCCTTGCCTAATGAGAGAGCAACATTTCTTTgaaagtcccaatgagcctcaaatgatcctaatgaatgtagggcagtcttaatgaacctaagaaagtcctaatgagcctaagaaagcaataatgaacttgggacaatcctaatgaacctaggatagtcctaatgaacctacgatagtgtaaacaagcctagtatagtgtaagaaaaaaacactacaaaaaagacctcaaatgcgttaaatgaatttcccaataacgcactcgtgtttatctttttttggtcatttggctacctttttttacaacatcttggtgtatacgcccctaagaagaccttttcctcaaaactttcttggatcatgaactcctcatgtgcaccaaacatttaagttgccacttggaagcttctaatgcacacaatcctttcaatcaatctactccattgatctctcaaaacaatcttagtatttaatcctctatccttcatttcttattgaactttgtaagagaatttgtgtatggattgatatcttaaattttatagaaagattatatatgaaaacaaatgattgcggagttttataataaatgatttataggaaataatattttttgaagaccttttgtaaattataatcttgtgtagatttgattatgggagaaatttaatggtgaaatatgcttaactcttcaaaagttttgatgttttgtctttacatgacaaccacttagaatataatatgttttaagtatgtcatttatagtcatgggagattagtttttttttaagattgtttgaagactaatcaatgtaatatgaattgatgacaattatctcaaaactacgtaattgaattctaatagatttatgatgtttcattgaaagtttttattaagttttatgcgcaaattttatatttcaagattcaatagtatgtacatgtatatttttttaagttcaatattatattatatatttcatgtgtatctcattcaacaacatagaaatgttactatttataaatgtttttttttaatttagtaaaatagattcttctttgacatagagttgtatataattcatgtatatctttatatatgcaggagttctttgccatcatggatgtttttgacatagatgaactattaggtgaaaatcccccaccacaaccccctcctcctcctcctcctcctccaccaccaccaccaccaccaccaccacaaccccctagattggatgaaattcgtttaagagaacgaattaatgaaaacctacaagtgattgaacaaaacattgctgctatccaaaatgagcaagtcacgccaccccatcttgtagagtttgcaaaatcaatgcaaactgttgtcgagtcagttagatctgttgattctcaattagatcaatttcatagacgacgacaagagttgcgtgatttttatgccgatggtttaacttatagacaaatcacagatttgaaaataaccaaagctcatttatgtccatattttaccaacccaaaaacaagagaaccaatgcaacctaaccagaaaagaatttcaattaggtggtgtgtgcatccagaaatggctagatacttttgggatagatggtggatggtttttgattatccaccacatcgtaattatgaggtccctttttattttttgaagaaattatactgtgagtttgtaatgaaccaaaaaccaaattattttgatattaagtcattccagggtgttggtcgtggaatgccacagcatagattaggggcacggagtaataatcccctaccggatccacccatagttccacttgttgctccatcgattcctgcagatgtccaaaatacatcattcatttcgacattagatgctttgacttccctcacagggaacctgagtgagcaagctgctcacatggcatctgctcctcgatggatgccacatatgtgttcgagttgtcatgagacgtgtgtaggtcctactactgctgcaggatctacttcagttccagatgagcatgatgcagcagatgatagtatgatgacatcttatatggattttctttgctcggatgttcatcttgaccaggtatagatatatataatatacatgtacatgtcaatgttTTTATGTACtttattaaatataggtataaactaagtgcatctctttttttatacaatctaatacttcattaaataaattttgtttatgtagataaggactacgcctaatattagagttaatattgcatctactggaagacaactcggcacaccttatggggtatagtataaatttctatctagacattgtactagatctttttaagttaatatgctatcgtcgtatattatataaattttcatgttgatacattgaatgcttctttctccaggattcaggtcatgagggaccctctacatcacatcaagaagagggtctgactattgtgacaccatctatggtatgtatcttataattcttaacttaaatatgaactcttacaatattgtaactttacttgaaattatttagtacacatatatatgttcactaaatatgatttcattaaatgcatgtatgcaggtggacactaccattaggataggttatcctcataattttgatcagagccaatttgaacgcacatcgacatcctttgaggtattaatatgtaatacttaatttgatcttatttttac is a genomic window of Cryptomeria japonica chromosome 7, Sugi_1.0, whole genome shotgun sequence containing:
- the LOC131063279 gene encoding uncharacterized protein LOC131063279, yielding MASAPRWMPHMCSSCHETCVGPTTAAGSTSVPDEHDAADDSMMTSYMDFLCSDVHLDQIRTTPNIRVNIASTGRQLGTPYGDSGHEGPSTSHQEEGLTIVTPSMVDTTIRIGYPHNFDQSQFERTSTSFEELASTAFGVDTAQDTARGDTATGSDEHMHETGGSGPRPEDKRDTAIGSDEHMHETGGSGPRPGDKRDTATGSDEHMHETGGSGPRPGDKRPRDVIDDST